A genomic stretch from Oncorhynchus gorbuscha isolate QuinsamMale2020 ecotype Even-year linkage group LG20, OgorEven_v1.0, whole genome shotgun sequence includes:
- the casr gene encoding extracellular calcium-sensing receptor: MRFYLYYLVLLGFSSVISTYGPHQRAQKTGDILLGGLFPMHFGVTSKDQDLAARPESTECVRYNFRGFRWLQAMIFAIEEINNSSILLPNITLGYRIFDTCNTVSKALEATLSFVAQNKIDSLNLDEFCNCTDHIPSTIAVVGASGSAVSTAVANLLGLFYIPQISYASSSRLLSNKNQFKSFMRTIPTDEHQATAMADIIDYFQWNWVIAVASDDEYGRPGIEKFEKEMEERDICIHLSELISQYFEEWQIQGLVDRIENSSAKVIVVFASGPDIEPLIKEMVRRNITDRIWLASEAWATTSLIAKPEYLDVVVGTIGFALRAGEIPGFKDFLQEVTPKKSSHNEFVREFWEETFNCYLEDSQRLRDSENGSTSFRPLCTGEEDIMGAETPYLDYTHLRISYNVYVAVHSIAQALQDILTCIPGRGLFSNNSCADIKKIEAWQVLKQLRHLNFSNSMGEKVHFDENADPSGNYTIINWHRSPEDGSVVFEEVGFYNMRAKRGVQLFIDNTKILWNGYNTEVPFSNCSEDCEPGTRKGIIESMPTCCFECTECSEGEYSDHKDASVCTKCPNDSWSNENHTSCFLKEIEFLSWTEPFGIALALCSVLGVFLTAFVMGVFIRFRNTPIVKATNRELSYLLLFSLICCFSSSLIFIGEPQDWTCRLRQPAFGISFVLCISCILVKTNRVLLVFEAKIPTSLHRKWWGLNLQFLLVFLFTFVQVMICVVWLYNAPPASYRNHDIDEIIFITCNEGSMMALGFLIGYTCLLAAICFFFAFKSRKLPENFTEAKFITFSMLIFFIVWISFIPAYFSTYGKFVSAVEVIAILASSFGLLACIFFNKVYIILFKPSRNTIEEVRCSTAAHSFKVAAKATLRHSSASRKRSSSVGGSCASTPSSSISLKTNDNDSPSGQQRIHKPRVSFGSGTVTLSLSFEESRKNSMK; encoded by the exons ATGAGATTTTACCTGTATTACCTGGTGCTTTTGGGCTTCAGTTCTGTCATCTCCACCTATGGGCCTCATCAGAGAGCACAGAAGACTGGGGATATTCTGCTGGGCGGGCTGTTTCCAATGCACTTTGGTGTTACCTCCAAAGACCAAGACCTGGCAGCGCGACCAGAATCCACAGAGTGTGTACG GTACAATTTCCGGGGATTCCGTTGGCTTCAGGCCATGATTTTTGCAATAGAGGAGATCAACAACAGCAGTATTCTCCTGCCCAACATCACACTGGGCTACAGGATCTTTGACACCTGCAACACCGTGTCCAAGGCCCTGGAGGCTACCCTCAGTTTCGTAGCACAGAATAAGATTGACTCTCTGAACTTGGATGAATTCTGTAACTGCACAGATCACATCCCTTCGACTATAGCAGTGGTGGGGGCTTCTGGGTCAGCAGTCTCCACTGCTGTTGCCAATCTGTTGGGCCTCTTCTACATCCCACAG ATCAGCTATGCCTCTTCCAGTCGCCTGCTGAGCAACAAGAACCAGTTCAAATCCTTCATGAGGACCATTCCCACAGATGAGCACCAGGCCACTGCCATGGCAGATATCATCGACTACTTCCAATGGAATTGGGTCATTGCAGTGGCGTCTGATGATGAGTATGGACGTCCAGGGATTGAAAAATTTGAGAAAGAGATGGAAGAACGAGACATTTGTATCCATCTGAGTGAGCTGATCTCTCAGTACTTTGAGGAGTGGCAGATCCAAGGATTGGTTGACCGTATTGAGAACTCCTCAGCTAAAGTTATAGTCGTTTTCGCCAGTGGGCCTGACATTGAGCCTCTTATCAAAGAGATGGTCAGACGGAACATCACAGACCGCATCTGGTTGGCCAGCGAGGCTTGGGCAACCACCTCCCTCATCGCCAAACCAGAGTACCTTGATGTTGTAGTTGGGACCATTGGCTTTGCACTCAGAGCAGGCGAAATACCTGGCTTCAAGGACTTCTTACAAGAGGTCACACCAAAGAAATCCAGCCACAATGAGTTTGTCAGGGAGTTTTGGGAGGAGACTTTTAACTGCTATCTGGAAGACAgccagagactgagagacagtgagaatgggAGCACCAGTTTCAGACCATTGTGTACTGGAGAGGAGGACATTATGGGTGCAGAGACCCCATATCTGGATTACACGCATCTTCGTATTTCCTATAATGTGTATGTTGCAGTTCACTCCATTGCACAGGCCCTGCAGGACATTCTCACCTGCATTCCTGGACGGGGTCTTTTTTCCAACAACTCATGTGCCGATATAAAGAAAATAGAAGCATGGCAG GTTCTCAAGCAGCTCAGACATTTAAACTTCTCAAACAGTATGGGAGAAAAGGTACATTTTGATGAGAATGCTGATCCGTCAGGAAACTACACCATTATCAATTGGCACCGGTCTCCTGAGGATGGTTCTGTTGTGTTTGAAGAGGTCGGTTTCTACAACATGCGAGCTAAGAGAGGAGTTCAACTTTTCATTGATAACACAAAGATTCTGTGGAATGGATATAATACTGAG GTGCCATTCTCTAACTGTAGTGAAGATTGTGAACCAGGCACCAGAAAGGGGATCATAGAAAGCATGCCAACGTGTTGCTTTGAATGTACAGAATGCTCAGAAGGAGAGTATAGTGATCACAAAG ATGCCAGTGTTTGTACCAAGTGTCCCAATGACTCATGGTCTAATGAGAACCACACATCCTGTTTCCTGAAGGAGATAGAGTTTCTGTCTTGGACAGAGCCCTTTGGGATCGCCTTGGCATTATGCTCTGTGCTGGGGGTATTCTTGACAGCTTTCGTGATGGGAGTGTTTATCAGATTTCGCAACACCCCAATTGTTaaggccacaaacagagagctATCCTACCTCCTCCTGTTCTCACTTATCTGCTGTTTTTCCAGCTCCCTCATCTTCATTGGTGAACCCCAGGACTGGACATGCCGTCTACGCCAGCCTGCATTCGGGATAAGTTTTGTTCTCTGCATCTCCTGCATCCTGGTCAAAACTAACCGAGTACTTCTAGTGTTCGAAGCAAAGATCCCCACCAGTCTCCATCGTAAGTGGTGGGGGCTAAACTTGCAGTTCCTGTTGGTGTTCCTGTTCACATTTGTGCAAGTGATGATATGTGTGGTCTGGCTTTACAATGCTCCTCCGGCGAGCTACAGGAACCATGACATTGATGAGATCATTTTCATTACATGCAATGAGGGCTCTATGATGGCGCTTGGCTTCCTAATTGGGTACACATGCCTGCTGGCAGCCATATGCTTCTTCTTTGCATTTAAATCACGAAAACTGCCAGAGAATTTTACTGAGGCTAAGTTCATCACCTTCAGCATGCTCATCTTCTTCATCGTCTGGATCTCTTTCATCCCTGCCTACTTCAGCACTTATGGAAAGTTTGTGTCGGCTGTGGAGGTCATCGCCATACTAGCCTCCAGCTTTGGACTGCTGGCCTGTattttcttcaataaagtctacaTCATCCTCTTCAAACCGTCCAGGAACACTATAGAGGAGGTTCGCTGTAGCACTGCGGCCCATTCTTTCAAAGTGGCAGCCAAGGCTACTCTGAGACACAGCTCAGCCTCCAGGAAGAGGTCCAGCAGTGTGGGGGGATCCTGCGCCTCAACTCCCTCCTCATCCATCAGCCTCAAGACCAATGACAATGACTCCCCATCAGGTCAGCAGAGAATCCATAAGCCAAGAGTAAGCTTTGGAAGTGGAACAGTTACTCTGTCCTTGAGCTTTGAGGAGTCCAGAAAGAATTCTATGAAGTAG